A region of Clostridium acetobutylicum ATCC 824 DNA encodes the following proteins:
- the iorA gene encoding indolepyruvate ferredoxin oxidoreductase subunit alpha, which translates to MKKLMLGNEAIARGAYEAGVTVATAYPGTPSTEITESIAKYHEVYAEWSPNEKVALEVAIGSSIGGARALCSMKHVGLNVAADPLFTVSYTGINGGLVIVVADDPGMHSSQNEQDSRRYAKAAKIPMLEPSSSQECKEFVKEAYEISERFDCPVIIRLSTRIAHSQDIVEINERCKCDIKDYIKDINKYVMVPAIAKVRHIKVESRMNKLVSFSESSQLNNIEWGKRNIGIISSGIAYQYAREVFKDVSYLKIGMVYPLPREIIERFANKVEELYVIEELEPFIEEYIKELGIKVIGKEVLPMVGELNSEIINNSFSSKKPTVNKKIAKDIIARPPAMCPGCPHRGIFYVLKKLKLNVSGDIGCYSLGALLPLRSIDSCICMGASIGIAHGMEKARGTEFINRTVAILGDSTFIHSGITGLIDIVYNKGNSTVIILDNAVTAMTGYQSNPTTGYNIKNEATKKVELEKLCRAVGVERIKVVDPFNVDEVESVVKEEIAACEPSVIIARRECERIKEHKSKAIPLKVNQSKCVKCRKCLEIGCPCICIEDEDIVVNKSLCIGCKLCMNICKMDAFEEDGDVNEEY; encoded by the coding sequence ATGAAGAAATTAATGCTTGGTAATGAGGCTATTGCTAGAGGAGCTTATGAAGCAGGGGTTACTGTAGCAACAGCGTATCCTGGAACTCCAAGTACAGAAATTACGGAAAGTATTGCAAAATACCATGAAGTATATGCAGAATGGTCACCCAATGAAAAAGTTGCCTTGGAAGTGGCAATTGGGAGTTCAATTGGGGGAGCAAGAGCTTTGTGCTCTATGAAACATGTCGGCTTAAATGTAGCTGCTGATCCATTATTTACAGTATCATATACAGGTATTAATGGTGGACTAGTTATTGTTGTGGCAGATGACCCAGGAATGCATAGTTCCCAAAATGAACAAGATAGTAGACGATATGCAAAGGCTGCTAAAATACCAATGCTGGAGCCATCAAGTAGCCAAGAATGTAAAGAATTTGTAAAAGAGGCATATGAAATAAGCGAAAGGTTTGATTGCCCAGTAATTATACGTTTATCCACACGAATTGCTCATTCTCAAGATATTGTTGAAATTAATGAAAGATGTAAATGTGATATTAAGGATTACATAAAAGATATTAATAAATATGTAATGGTTCCTGCAATAGCAAAAGTACGACATATTAAAGTCGAAAGTAGAATGAATAAATTAGTAAGTTTTAGCGAATCATCACAGTTAAATAATATCGAGTGGGGAAAAAGAAATATAGGAATAATTTCAAGTGGTATTGCTTATCAATATGCAAGAGAAGTATTTAAAGATGTGTCATATCTAAAAATTGGCATGGTTTATCCTTTACCACGAGAGATAATTGAAAGGTTTGCAAATAAAGTAGAAGAACTATATGTTATTGAAGAGCTGGAACCTTTTATTGAAGAATACATAAAGGAATTAGGAATTAAAGTAATAGGTAAGGAAGTTTTGCCTATGGTTGGGGAATTAAATTCGGAGATTATAAATAATAGTTTTTCTAGTAAAAAACCTACTGTTAATAAAAAAATAGCTAAAGATATTATTGCACGACCTCCTGCTATGTGTCCAGGATGTCCTCATAGAGGAATTTTTTATGTTTTGAAAAAGTTAAAATTAAATGTAAGTGGAGATATAGGATGCTATTCATTAGGTGCATTATTGCCATTAAGATCTATTGATTCATGCATATGTATGGGAGCTAGTATTGGAATTGCACATGGTATGGAAAAAGCACGTGGTACTGAATTTATAAATAGAACTGTTGCCATTTTAGGAGATTCTACTTTTATACATTCCGGTATAACAGGATTAATTGATATTGTATATAATAAGGGAAATTCAACTGTCATTATACTTGATAATGCAGTTACTGCTATGACGGGATATCAATCTAATCCTACAACGGGTTATAATATTAAAAATGAAGCAACAAAAAAAGTAGAACTTGAAAAACTTTGCAGAGCAGTTGGAGTGGAGCGTATAAAAGTAGTAGATCCATTTAATGTTGATGAAGTTGAAAGTGTTGTAAAGGAAGAAATTGCAGCATGTGAGCCTTCTGTTATTATTGCAAGAAGAGAGTGCGAACGAATAAAAGAACATAAATCAAAGGCTATTCCTTTAAAAGTTAATCAAAGTAAATGTGTTAAGTGTAGAAAATGTCTTGAAATAGGATGTCCTTGTATTTGTATTGAAGATGAAGATATTGTAGTTAATAAATCATTGTGTATTGGGTGTAAATTGTGTATGAATATTTGTAAAATGGATGCTTTCGAGGAAGATGGTGATGTGAATGAGGAATATTAA
- a CDS encoding NAD(P)H-dependent oxidoreductase, translating to MKVTVLNGSPKEACNTVTMKYVEFLEKSFAKHSFTYINITRNIRRLENDEKERHKIIDKIKEADVVIWGFPVYLGLVPAGYKRFIELIFENNMAEVFRDKYAVIITTSVHYFDIAAIKYVHAIIDDLNMRYVDYYSAEIFDLTNEEKKNNFYSFGKIVFDDIENQKYHPRRYNPIIKTVKEYNPEYNEFKIDNKGKKIVVVTDSMNLNKNIGKMVSKFVSITNADLINISDIKINGGCVGCMHCVYDGSCIYSGKDDIGMVYEKIRSYDIIVFAGEIENRYLSARWKLFIDRRFYKNHQPNFAKKQLGYLVSGELRQVQDLTDSIQTLAEFERCNLVEIVTDEISTSAEIDKNILEFSKNLVKCSTLNYVKERTFLGVGGHKVFRDMIWGEYRMIFSADHRYYKKNKYYDFPQYNYENRIRNFIMSIFLKIPPIRKKIIDSLGTTVLKYLDKKVIKIQ from the coding sequence ATGAAGGTAACAGTTTTAAATGGAAGTCCCAAAGAAGCGTGTAATACTGTAACTATGAAATATGTAGAATTTCTTGAAAAAAGTTTTGCAAAACATAGTTTTACCTATATAAACATAACACGTAATATAAGGAGGTTAGAAAATGATGAGAAGGAGAGGCATAAGATAATTGATAAAATTAAAGAGGCGGATGTTGTTATTTGGGGATTTCCTGTATATCTAGGTTTAGTACCAGCAGGATATAAAAGGTTTATTGAATTGATTTTTGAAAATAATATGGCTGAAGTGTTTAGGGATAAATATGCGGTAATAATTACAACATCAGTACACTATTTTGATATAGCAGCAATAAAATATGTGCATGCTATAATTGATGATTTAAATATGAGATATGTAGATTATTATTCAGCTGAGATATTTGATTTGACCAATGAAGAAAAGAAAAACAATTTTTATTCTTTTGGCAAAATAGTTTTTGACGATATTGAAAATCAAAAGTACCATCCACGTAGATATAATCCAATAATAAAAACAGTTAAGGAATATAATCCAGAATATAATGAATTCAAAATTGATAATAAAGGTAAGAAAATTGTTGTTGTAACTGATTCTATGAATTTAAATAAAAATATTGGAAAAATGGTAAGTAAGTTTGTAAGTATTACTAATGCAGATTTGATTAATATATCTGACATAAAAATAAATGGCGGATGTGTTGGGTGTATGCATTGTGTATATGATGGCAGCTGCATTTATAGTGGTAAAGATGATATTGGCATGGTATACGAAAAAATTAGAAGCTATGACATTATAGTTTTTGCAGGGGAAATTGAAAATAGATATTTATCTGCACGATGGAAGCTGTTTATAGATAGAAGATTTTACAAAAATCATCAGCCAAATTTTGCAAAAAAACAATTGGGATATTTAGTTTCTGGTGAATTGAGACAAGTGCAAGATTTAACTGATAGTATTCAAACACTTGCAGAATTTGAAAGATGTAATTTGGTGGAAATAGTTACAGATGAGATTTCAACATCAGCTGAAATAGATAAAAATATTTTGGAGTTCTCAAAAAATTTAGTTAAATGTTCTACTTTAAACTATGTTAAGGAAAGAACATTTTTAGGTGTTGGGGGTCATAAAGTATTTAGAGATATGATTTGGGGAGAGTATAGAATGATATTTAGTGCAGATCATAGGTATTATAAAAAAAATAAGTATTATGATTTTCCACAGTATAATTATGAAAATAGAATTAGAAACTTTATTATGTCTATTTTTCTTAAAATACCTCCTATCAGGAAAAAAATTATAGATTCACTTGGTACTACAGTTCTTAAATATTTGGACAAGAAAGTAATTAAAATACAATAA
- a CDS encoding FtsX-like permease family protein: MRILIKYVFKSMWEKKLRSLLVIFAIAVSVSLFYSSLSVKNSLSDIYTKRIRQQVGNADITVQTKDSSSSKYIDYKLADKLNEKLSYAIHEVNGVCSYEINSKKYDTLSLKGINLSDYKKMNDFLLVSQKNVKPFKGNKIIISSTTAKAYNLKSGSTMNIKINGTTYKFEIVGIAAQEGIFLDESIQRYAIIPFDSLSNYFKTDGKANELYIKSNGRESKEKLISKLKSIYPKYEVKEPFTQEQLNENLSTITISLIFITIIASFMSIFIIYSSFKIIMINKLPHIGTFRSVGATKKSVNKVMLMESMVFGIIGGVLAGVVGIGITYALTLFSTSSELQGMVKVNISYMNLLISFILANVISFISSIIPIMNVSNIPIKEVVLNNISEHKESSNKKGIIGIVLVIISAILPKFVPVKFVEIGSLISVVCIFVGILYAFPLLFKALIKVLKTPFSLLFGSIGKISIGNMRNNKSILNITTLIVIGVGVLLMVNTLCKNMTVQLIDSIANIQTYDIGISFPNLNKSDVETIKKDSNVKDVLGLNCVQNVKVKNSKDSISLIDGVSGDKYFNYRKINLVGNKEALLKKLKSGRNIIVSKILQKRYDLSMNSKLSLELNGKKRNYTVIGFADTYMTQGSFAMISVRYLQKDTGDYNYVAAYIHVRDNVKVSKVNDKLKKTYKDYYPNIEVTSTFKENFKNSMQQLSMMIEGFSIISIIVGCFGIINNFVISFIERKHSIAVYRSIGMKKKQVMKMIFVEALIIGLTSGAVGVLVGIILINIIPMFLEIAKVAMPISYFPKDFIIYVIGAVLISMLASIGSARNVLKMNIVQEIKSE; encoded by the coding sequence ATGAGAATACTTATTAAATATGTATTTAAGTCAATGTGGGAAAAAAAATTAAGATCATTACTGGTTATATTTGCTATAGCAGTATCGGTATCACTATTTTATTCTTCTTTGTCAGTTAAAAATAGCTTATCAGACATATATACAAAAAGGATAAGGCAGCAAGTAGGAAATGCAGATATAACAGTTCAAACTAAAGATAGTTCTAGTTCAAAATATATAGATTATAAATTAGCAGATAAATTGAATGAAAAACTTTCATATGCAATACACGAAGTTAATGGAGTATGCAGTTATGAAATAAATTCTAAAAAATACGATACATTAAGTTTAAAAGGTATAAATTTAAGTGACTATAAGAAAATGAATGATTTCCTTTTAGTCAGTCAGAAAAATGTTAAGCCTTTTAAAGGAAATAAAATTATTATTAGTAGTACTACTGCTAAGGCTTATAACCTAAAGTCCGGTAGCACCATGAATATTAAAATTAATGGTACAACTTATAAATTTGAAATTGTTGGTATTGCAGCACAAGAGGGGATATTTTTAGATGAATCTATACAGAGATATGCAATTATTCCATTTGATAGTCTAAGTAATTATTTTAAGACAGATGGTAAGGCTAATGAATTGTATATTAAATCAAATGGAAGAGAAAGTAAGGAAAAGCTAATATCAAAGCTAAAAAGTATTTATCCTAAGTATGAAGTGAAGGAGCCTTTTACACAAGAACAATTAAATGAAAATCTATCAACCATTACAATATCTTTAATATTTATAACTATAATTGCTAGTTTTATGAGTATATTTATAATTTATTCATCCTTCAAGATTATTATGATAAATAAGCTGCCCCATATTGGTACCTTTAGAAGTGTTGGAGCAACTAAAAAAAGTGTTAATAAGGTTATGCTTATGGAAAGTATGGTGTTTGGAATAATTGGAGGAGTACTTGCAGGGGTTGTTGGTATAGGAATAACGTATGCTCTTACTTTGTTTTCCACATCCAGTGAATTGCAAGGAATGGTTAAAGTTAATATATCATATATGAATCTTTTAATTAGCTTTATTCTAGCTAATGTTATTAGTTTTATAAGTAGTATTATTCCTATAATGAATGTTTCAAATATACCAATTAAAGAGGTTGTATTAAATAATATATCAGAACATAAGGAGAGTAGTAACAAAAAAGGAATTATTGGAATAGTTTTGGTAATCATTTCAGCTATTTTACCTAAGTTTGTTCCTGTTAAGTTTGTGGAAATAGGATCATTAATTTCCGTTGTATGCATATTTGTAGGTATATTATATGCTTTTCCGTTACTATTTAAAGCATTAATAAAAGTTCTAAAAACGCCTTTCTCTTTATTGTTTGGAAGTATAGGCAAAATTTCTATTGGAAATATGAGAAATAATAAAAGCATTTTAAATATCACAACTTTAATTGTCATTGGTGTTGGTGTACTGCTTATGGTTAATACATTATGTAAAAATATGACGGTACAGCTCATAGATTCAATAGCTAATATACAAACTTATGATATTGGAATATCATTCCCCAATTTAAATAAAAGCGATGTTGAAACTATAAAAAAAGATTCAAATGTTAAAGATGTATTAGGCTTGAACTGTGTGCAAAATGTTAAAGTAAAAAACTCAAAGGATTCAATTAGTCTAATAGATGGTGTTTCGGGAGATAAGTACTTTAATTACAGAAAAATAAATTTAGTAGGAAATAAGGAAGCATTGCTCAAAAAATTAAAGTCAGGAAGAAATATAATAGTAAGTAAAATACTACAAAAAAGATATGACTTAAGCATGAATAGTAAGTTGTCTTTAGAGTTAAATGGTAAGAAACGAAATTATACTGTAATTGGTTTTGCAGATACTTATATGACACAAGGAAGTTTTGCTATGATATCAGTCAGATATTTGCAAAAGGATACAGGGGATTATAATTATGTAGCTGCTTACATTCATGTAAGAGACAATGTAAAAGTCTCAAAGGTAAATGATAAATTAAAGAAGACTTATAAAGATTATTACCCAAACATAGAGGTTACAAGCACATTTAAGGAAAATTTTAAAAATTCTATGCAGCAGTTAAGTATGATGATTGAGGGCTTTTCTATAATATCTATCATAGTAGGCTGTTTTGGAATAATAAATAATTTTGTTATAAGTTTTATAGAAAGAAAACATAGTATAGCTGTTTACAGATCTATTGGTATGAAGAAAAAACAAGTTATGAAAATGATTTTTGTAGAAGCATTAATTATAGGTTTAACATCAGGTGCAGTAGGTGTATTAGTAGGCATTATTTTAATAAATATAATTCCTATGTTTCTAGAAATAGCTAAGGTAGCAATGCCTATAAGTTATTTTCCCAAAGATTTTATTATATATGTAATTGGTGCTGTTTTGATTTCTATGTTAGCTTCTATTGGTTCGGCTAGAAATGTATTAAAAATGAATATAGTTCAAGAGATAAAAAGTGAATAA
- a CDS encoding siderophore synthetase has protein sequence MENKCYKATIHESFFCSIDRNMLGSTIYYIFYLNDNFNIEIYKKAVTYVVKAVPILSCKFSEGYWRDKWQQIKEFNVSQIFKKIHIQSEVADKEAFNELAFSEFIKLKDKHIDIKNESPIKITVFYNSQSKNKMITIGMHHSVADVRGWLEIICLIGQCYNLILEKKLNNQPALVSKITKPIFHISIKDNINMLRGTIKNLFETNRISEMDPLIKKEKIKTVNVDCNTMSVEKINLGETEVKKLKAYYKGYGFTINDIVLHLLLKFNKKYNSALEKSNKYIETGMRIDIRKYIRTNKKFIGNYSFLQYVWIKDADVEDIEKVNEKLKRIKRYPMGLSAFYKFYLFLILPTEIMRKEVLKRKGEVVDELYLGMTSTNIGKMDKYLEPYKKFMEDAFVIPCGFAEGFPLMCITGYKNKITINFIRYNDKDGLTRRVKYDFKKILDEIIL, from the coding sequence ATGGAAAATAAATGTTATAAAGCTACAATTCATGAAAGCTTTTTTTGCTCAATAGACAGAAATATGCTAGGAAGTACCATTTATTATATATTTTACCTAAATGATAATTTTAATATTGAGATTTATAAAAAGGCAGTTACGTATGTAGTAAAAGCGGTACCTATACTATCATGCAAGTTTTCAGAAGGCTATTGGAGAGATAAATGGCAACAAATTAAAGAGTTTAATGTAAGTCAAATATTTAAGAAAATACATATTCAAAGTGAAGTGGCTGATAAGGAAGCTTTTAATGAATTGGCTTTTTCTGAGTTTATTAAATTAAAGGATAAACACATAGACATAAAAAATGAGTCTCCTATTAAAATAACGGTATTTTATAACAGCCAAAGTAAAAATAAAATGATTACCATTGGAATGCATCATTCGGTAGCAGACGTAAGAGGGTGGCTGGAGATAATATGTTTAATTGGACAATGCTACAATCTAATATTAGAAAAAAAATTAAATAATCAGCCTGCGCTGGTTTCAAAAATAACTAAGCCTATTTTTCACATAAGCATAAAAGATAATATAAATATGCTCCGCGGAACTATTAAAAATTTATTTGAAACTAATCGAATTAGTGAGATGGATCCATTAATTAAAAAGGAAAAAATTAAAACTGTAAATGTTGACTGTAATACCATGAGTGTAGAAAAAATAAATTTAGGTGAGACTGAAGTAAAAAAGTTAAAAGCCTACTATAAAGGATATGGATTCACTATAAATGATATAGTACTTCATTTACTTTTGAAATTTAATAAAAAATATAATTCGGCATTAGAAAAAAGCAATAAATATATTGAAACTGGAATGAGAATAGATATTAGAAAATATATTAGAACTAATAAAAAATTTATTGGGAATTACTCGTTTTTACAGTATGTATGGATAAAAGATGCAGATGTTGAAGATATTGAAAAAGTTAATGAGAAACTGAAGAGGATAAAAAGATATCCTATGGGGTTGAGTGCTTTTTACAAGTTTTATTTATTTTTAATATTACCTACTGAAATTATGAGAAAAGAAGTACTAAAGAGAAAAGGTGAAGTTGTAGATGAGTTATATTTGGGAATGACATCAACTAATATTGGCAAAATGGATAAGTATCTCGAGCCATATAAAAAATTTATGGAAGATGCATTTGTAATTCCATGTGGTTTTGCTGAAGGGTTTCCATTAATGTGTATTACAGGTTACAAAAATAAAATAACAATAAATTTTATTAGGTATAATGACAAAGATGGACTAACTAGGAGGGTAAAGTATGATTTTAAGAAAATACTAGATGAAATTATTCTATAA
- a CDS encoding siderophore synthetase: MKRKYKMAKMSDSFMFGLDGKILCNTLYYVINVGHNFNIEAYKKSLKYVVRDLPILSCKFSLGFWRDRWEYISDFDVEQIFQEIYLEEDFSHDKNSFYETAFSKFIELKNNCIDITKEAPFKIKVFCTKQLESKVVVWELHHTVTDGRGMLQIIELAGKYYNSILNGKNADKGESSKKSFKDEFFTTTANVLKVIFYTAKNLLKRNTIPKLEPVLELEEIQAGDDKYGSMSLEKFKIDLDEINKLKSLYGVYKFTINDIILHNILKFNMNYGLNLKKCNTYIKTDVRIDIRKYLKTKGLSIGNYSVPKTIYIKSDDLFNIPQIHNCFKDFKNSCVGLKVFYSYYILGIFPVRFIRHLLSKMTEKFLIDSYAGMSSTNVGKIDEYVKPYGEIIDDIFFIPCGGSYSFPLMCISGYKNKLTISFIRYNDKNKLTQKVKNDFEKILYEDLKKVKKSL, from the coding sequence ATGAAACGTAAATATAAGATGGCCAAAATGTCCGATAGCTTTATGTTTGGATTGGATGGTAAGATACTATGCAATACTCTATATTATGTAATAAATGTTGGCCACAACTTTAATATTGAAGCGTATAAAAAAAGTTTAAAATATGTAGTTAGAGATTTGCCCATTTTATCATGTAAATTTTCCTTAGGATTTTGGAGAGATAGGTGGGAATATATTAGTGACTTTGATGTTGAACAAATATTTCAAGAAATATATTTGGAAGAAGATTTTTCCCATGATAAAAATAGCTTTTATGAAACTGCATTTTCTAAATTTATTGAATTAAAAAATAATTGTATAGATATAACTAAAGAAGCTCCATTTAAGATAAAAGTATTTTGCACTAAGCAGTTAGAAAGTAAAGTAGTAGTTTGGGAACTTCATCATACTGTAACTGATGGAAGAGGTATGCTGCAAATAATAGAATTAGCAGGTAAATATTATAATAGTATTTTAAATGGGAAGAATGCAGATAAAGGTGAGAGTAGTAAAAAAAGTTTTAAGGATGAATTTTTTACAACCACTGCTAATGTTTTAAAAGTTATCTTTTATACTGCTAAAAATCTGCTTAAGAGGAATACCATACCTAAATTGGAACCAGTACTTGAATTAGAAGAAATTCAAGCTGGGGATGATAAATATGGAAGCATGAGTTTAGAAAAATTTAAAATAGATCTTGATGAAATTAATAAATTGAAGTCTTTATATGGTGTATATAAATTTACTATAAATGATATTATTCTTCATAATATTTTAAAATTTAACATGAATTATGGCTTGAATTTAAAAAAATGCAACACTTATATTAAAACAGACGTGAGAATTGATATAAGAAAGTATTTGAAAACAAAGGGGCTTAGCATTGGAAATTATTCTGTTCCTAAGACAATATACATAAAAAGTGATGATTTGTTTAATATACCACAAATACATAACTGCTTTAAAGATTTTAAGAATAGCTGTGTAGGATTAAAAGTATTTTATTCATATTACATATTAGGTATATTTCCAGTTAGGTTCATTAGACATCTATTGTCAAAGATGACAGAAAAGTTTCTAATAGACTCCTATGCAGGGATGTCATCGACTAATGTAGGAAAAATAGATGAATATGTAAAGCCATATGGAGAAATTATAGATGACATATTTTTTATACCTTGCGGTGGTTCGTATTCATTTCCTTTGATGTGCATATCTGGGTACAAGAATAAACTTACAATAAGTTTTATTAGGTATAATGACAAAAATAAATTAACCCAAAAAGTAAAAAATGATTTTGAGAAAATTTTATATGAAGATTTAAAAAAAGTGAAAAAATCATTATAA
- a CDS encoding 4'-phosphopantetheinyl transferase family protein, whose translation MDGLEDIKEKLYFNAVTYLEGCNVWVINVNQIRCYFQQIVKTLSQEEITRSNVIKNKKIRELFCLRKGITRILISEYLEINYWEICYYYNEYNKPYVYCNNNQKIYFNISHSKEYLVIGISKAHEIGVDVEKIVLKPRTLPKEIFTYQELQLFNKYDEIYKNQAAYKMWVQKEAICKALGVGITIELNQFSVRVNPCLGYQEYYIYVDSFKCHIKVKVYLKNEYAFAIALIK comes from the coding sequence ATGGATGGGTTAGAGGATATAAAAGAAAAGTTGTATTTTAATGCAGTAACTTACTTGGAAGGATGCAATGTTTGGGTTATTAATGTTAATCAAATTCGTTGCTATTTTCAGCAAATAGTAAAAACTTTATCACAGGAGGAAATTACAAGAAGTAATGTAATTAAGAATAAAAAAATCAGAGAATTATTTTGCTTGCGAAAGGGAATAACACGCATTCTTATAAGTGAATATCTTGAAATCAACTATTGGGAAATTTGCTATTATTACAATGAGTACAACAAACCTTATGTTTATTGTAATAATAACCAAAAAATATATTTTAATATTTCTCATTCAAAGGAGTACCTTGTAATTGGAATATCTAAAGCTCATGAGATAGGAGTAGATGTAGAGAAAATAGTATTAAAGCCTCGAACTTTACCTAAGGAGATATTTACATATCAAGAGCTTCAATTATTTAATAAGTATGATGAGATATATAAAAATCAAGCTGCGTATAAGATGTGGGTTCAAAAGGAAGCAATATGTAAAGCCTTGGGAGTTGGGATAACCATTGAACTTAATCAATTTTCTGTTAGAGTAAATCCATGTTTGGGGTATCAAGAATATTATATATATGTGGATAGTTTTAAGTGTCATATTAAAGTTAAAGTATATCTTAAAAATGAATATGCTTTTGCAATAGCATTGATAAAATGA
- a CDS encoding glycosyltransferase, translated as MKKVMFVSFPADGHLNPTIKLCKELSDNNVGIIYYTFDKYFKNFNEVENIELNSYPKEFVSEFEVFGNKANKLNKNLVGALYMLYFCSNELMPFMLEEIKKNKPDLVICDTFGIWGKMAARHCKVPLAIFSAFFLENMNDKIPTQLIISILLHIPQLLKAMSIKLKMDKRYGKICDRPSDILSDQHEFTIVTTSKEFHPNGNKYGCNVKFIGPANNDISYNHVEKDTIFISLGTVSSSDSFWNICINAVAGLGYNVVVSLGGNKNNKVKEINGYDNVKIYEKLGLEEYKNVVRKSVLFISHGGFNSISDAIVYDTPLLIYTDTLERYNNGKAAEERNCGRVYKYKKLNEKQLRKEVIEIIKDSSIKDGLKCCREEFFKSMGYKKVVQELIRKFNLEEKHE; from the coding sequence TTGAAAAAAGTAATGTTTGTAAGTTTTCCGGCAGATGGCCATTTAAATCCGACCATTAAATTATGTAAGGAATTATCAGATAACAATGTAGGAATAATTTACTATACATTTGATAAGTATTTTAAAAATTTTAATGAAGTGGAAAATATTGAACTTAATAGTTATCCAAAAGAATTTGTAAGTGAGTTTGAAGTTTTTGGTAATAAGGCTAACAAACTGAATAAAAATTTAGTAGGAGCGCTATATATGTTATATTTTTGCAGTAATGAATTAATGCCATTTATGCTTGAAGAAATAAAAAAAAACAAGCCTGATTTGGTTATTTGTGACACCTTTGGTATATGGGGTAAAATGGCAGCACGCCATTGTAAAGTTCCATTAGCAATATTTAGTGCGTTCTTTCTTGAAAATATGAATGATAAAATACCAACTCAGTTGATTATTTCGATACTATTACATATACCTCAATTATTAAAAGCTATGAGCATAAAACTTAAAATGGATAAGAGGTATGGTAAAATATGTGACAGGCCATCAGATATTTTGAGTGATCAACATGAATTTACAATTGTTACAACATCCAAAGAGTTTCACCCTAATGGTAATAAATATGGTTGTAATGTAAAATTTATAGGTCCTGCTAATAATGATATTAGTTATAATCATGTTGAAAAAGATACAATATTTATAAGTTTGGGTACAGTTTCTTCTAGTGATAGCTTTTGGAATATTTGTATTAATGCGGTGGCAGGGCTAGGATATAATGTTGTTGTATCCTTAGGTGGAAACAAAAACAATAAAGTTAAAGAAATAAATGGGTATGATAACGTAAAAATATATGAGAAGCTGGGTTTAGAGGAATATAAGAATGTAGTAAGGAAATCTGTATTGTTCATATCTCATGGGGGGTTTAATAGTATTAGTGATGCCATTGTATATGATACACCATTATTAATTTATACTGATACATTAGAGAGATATAATAATGGAAAGGCGGCTGAAGAAAGAAATTGTGGAAGGGTTTACAAATATAAAAAGTTAAATGAAAAACAATTAAGGAAAGAAGTTATTGAGATAATAAAAGATTCTAGTATAAAAGATGGTTTAAAATGCTGCAGAGAAGAATTTTTTAAGTCTATGGGATATAAAAAAGTAGTTCAAGAACTGATTAGAAAATTTAATTTAGAGGAAAAGCATGAATAA